The Lemur catta isolate mLemCat1 chromosome X, mLemCat1.pri, whole genome shotgun sequence genome has a window encoding:
- the LOC123628471 gene encoding N-acylglucosamine 2-epimerase isoform X2 — protein MYCRLYRKFERFHHSELLDAAKAGGEFLLRYARVAPPGKKCAFVLTRDGRPVKVQRTIFSECFYTMAMNELWRVTGEVRYQTEAVEMMDQIVHWVRDDPSGLGRPQLAGAPAAEPMAVPMMLLNLVEQLGEADAELAGRYAELGDWCALRILQHVQRDGQAVLENVSEDGKELSGCLGRHQNPGHALEAGWFLLRHSIRKGDPELRAHIIDKFLLLPFRSGWDPEHGGLFYFQDADDLCPTQLEWAMKLWWPHSEAMIAFLMGYSDSGDPVLLHLFYQVAEYTFRQFRDPEYGEWFGYLNREGKVALTIKGGPFKGCFHVPRCLAMCEEMLGALLNRPAPAPAPVPARRGAE, from the exons ATGTATTGTCGCCTGTACCGCAAATTCGAGCGCTTCCACCACTCTGAGCTCCTGGACGCAGCAAAAGCAG GTGGCGAATTCTTGCTGCGCTATGCCCGGGTGGCACCTCCTGGcaagaagtgtgcctttgtgctAACTCGGGATGGCCGCCCAGTCAAGGTGCAGCGGACCATCTTCAGCGAGTGCTTCTACACCATGGCCATGAATGAGCTGTGGAGGGTGACAGGGGAAGTGCGTTACCAG ACTGAAGCGGTGGAGATGATGGATCAGATTGTCCACTGGGTGCGTGACGACCCGTCGGGGCTGGGCCGGCCCCAGCTGGCAGGGGCCCCGGCCGCGGAGCCCATGGCGGTGCCCATGATGCTGCTCAACCTGGTGGAGCAGCTCGGGGAGGCGGACGCGGAGCTGGCGGGCAGATACGCCGAGCTGGGGGACTGGTGCGCCCTGCGGATCCTGCAGCACGTGCAG AGGGATGGCCAAGCTGTGCTGGAGAATGTGTCAGAGGATGGCAAGGAACTTTCTGGTTGCCTCGGGAGACACCAGAACCCag GTCACGCTCTAGAAGCTGGCTGGTTCCTGCTCCGTCACTCCATCCGGAAAGGTGACCCCGAACTTCGAGCCCACATTATTGACAAGTTCCTGTTGTTGCCCTTCCGCTCTGGATGGGACCCTGAGCATGGAGGCCTCTTCTACTTCCAGGATGCCGATGACCTCTGCCCCACCCAG CTGGAGTGGGCCATGAAGCTCTGGTGGCCGCACAGCGAAGCCATGATCGCCTTCCTCATGGGCTACAGTGACAGTGGGGACCCTGTGTTGCTACATCTGTTCTACCAGGTGGCTGAGTACACCTTCCGCCAG TTTCGGGATCCCGAGTACGGGGAATGGTTTGGCTACCTGAATCGAGAGGGAAAGGTTGCCCTCACCATCAAGGGGGGTCCTTTCAAAG GCTGCTTCCACGTGCCACGGTGCCTAGCCATGTGTGAGGAGATGCTGGGCGCCCTGCTGAACCGCCCCGCCCCGGCGCCCGCCCCCGTCCCCGCCCGCCGAGGCGCAGAATAA
- the NAA10 gene encoding N-alpha-acetyltransferase 10 isoform X2: protein MNIRNARPEDLMNMQHCNLLCLPENYQMKYYFYHGLSWPQLSYIAEDENGKIVGYVLAKMEEDPDDVPHGHITSLAVKRSHRRLGLAQKLMDQASRAMIENFNAKYVSLHVRKSNRAALHLYSNTLNFQISEVEPKYYADGEDAYAMKRDLTQMADELRRHLELKEKGRHVVLGAIENKVDSKGNALPSSGEACREEKGLAAEDSGGDSKDLSEVSETTESTDVKDSSEASDSAS from the exons ATGAACATCCGCAATGCGAGG CCAGAGGACCTGATGAACATGCAGCACTGCAAcctcctctgcctgcctgagAACTACCAGATGAAATACTACTTCTACCATGGCCTCTCCTGGCCCCAG CTCTCCTACATTGCTGAGGATGAGAATGGGAAGATTGTGGGGTACGTCCTGGCCAAAAT GGAAGAGGACCCAGATGATGTGCCCCACGGACATATCACCTCACTG GCTGTGAAGCGTTCCCACCGGCGCCTCGGCCTGGCTCAGAAGCTGATGGACCAGGCGTCCCGAGCCATGATAGAGAACTTCAATGCCAAATACGTCTCCTTGCATGTCAGGAAGAG TAACCGGGCCGCCCTGCACCTCTATTCCAACACCCTCAACTTTCA GATCAGCGAAGTGGAGCCCAAATACTATGCAGACGGGGAAGATGCGTATGCCATGAAGCGGGATCTCACCCAGATGGCTGATGAG CTGAGGCGGCACCTGGAGCTGAAGGAGAAGGGCAGGCACGTGGTGCTGGGTGCCATCGAGAACAAGGTGGACAGCAAAGGCAATGCACTTCCGAGCTCTGGAGAGGCCTGTCGTGAGGAGAAGGGCCTGGCTGCTGAGGATAGTGGTGGGGACAGCAAGGACCTCAGCGAGGTCAGCGAGACCACAGAGAGCACAGACGTCAAGGACAGCTCGGAAGCCTCTGACTCAGCCTCCTAG
- the NAA10 gene encoding N-alpha-acetyltransferase 10 isoform X1, giving the protein MNIRNARPEDLMNMQHCNLLCLPENYQMKYYFYHGLSWPQLSYIAEDENGKIVGYVLAKMEEDPDDVPHGHITSLAVKRSHRRLGLAQKLMDQASRAMIENFNAKYVSLHVRKRWKSDRGEGELVEGRGRKSYCLGRGPGVPGLLETIWEEGTRRRGRTWTCCPCPAKSVQLSSALFSCSNRAALHLYSNTLNFQISEVEPKYYADGEDAYAMKRDLTQMADELRRHLELKEKGRHVVLGAIENKVDSKGNALPSSGEACREEKGLAAEDSGGDSKDLSEVSETTESTDVKDSSEASDSAS; this is encoded by the exons ATGAACATCCGCAATGCGAGG CCAGAGGACCTGATGAACATGCAGCACTGCAAcctcctctgcctgcctgagAACTACCAGATGAAATACTACTTCTACCATGGCCTCTCCTGGCCCCAG CTCTCCTACATTGCTGAGGATGAGAATGGGAAGATTGTGGGGTACGTCCTGGCCAAAAT GGAAGAGGACCCAGATGATGTGCCCCACGGACATATCACCTCACTG GCTGTGAAGCGTTCCCACCGGCGCCTCGGCCTGGCTCAGAAGCTGATGGACCAGGCGTCCCGAGCCATGATAGAGAACTTCAATGCCAAATACGTCTCCTTGCATGTCAGGAAGAGGTGGAAGTCggacagaggggagggagaattggtggaggggagggggaggaagagctACTGTCTTGGCAGGGGTCCTGGGGTACCTGGGCTTTTGGAGACGATCTGGGAAGAGGGGaccaggaggaggggcaggaccTGGACATGCTGTCCCTGCCCGGCCAAGTCTGTGCAGCTCAGCAGTGCCTTATTCTCCTGCAGTAACCGGGCCGCCCTGCACCTCTATTCCAACACCCTCAACTTTCA GATCAGCGAAGTGGAGCCCAAATACTATGCAGACGGGGAAGATGCGTATGCCATGAAGCGGGATCTCACCCAGATGGCTGATGAG CTGAGGCGGCACCTGGAGCTGAAGGAGAAGGGCAGGCACGTGGTGCTGGGTGCCATCGAGAACAAGGTGGACAGCAAAGGCAATGCACTTCCGAGCTCTGGAGAGGCCTGTCGTGAGGAGAAGGGCCTGGCTGCTGAGGATAGTGGTGGGGACAGCAAGGACCTCAGCGAGGTCAGCGAGACCACAGAGAGCACAGACGTCAAGGACAGCTCGGAAGCCTCTGACTCAGCCTCCTAG
- the LOC123628471 gene encoding N-acylglucosamine 2-epimerase isoform X1, whose product MSGGLQVQQDMEEERETLQAWKQRVGQELDRVLAFWTEHSHDQEHGGFFTCLGRDGRVYDDLKYVWLQGRQVWMYCRLYRKFERFHHSELLDAAKAGGEFLLRYARVAPPGKKCAFVLTRDGRPVKVQRTIFSECFYTMAMNELWRVTGEVRYQTEAVEMMDQIVHWVRDDPSGLGRPQLAGAPAAEPMAVPMMLLNLVEQLGEADAELAGRYAELGDWCALRILQHVQRDGQAVLENVSEDGKELSGCLGRHQNPGHALEAGWFLLRHSIRKGDPELRAHIIDKFLLLPFRSGWDPEHGGLFYFQDADDLCPTQLEWAMKLWWPHSEAMIAFLMGYSDSGDPVLLHLFYQVAEYTFRQFRDPEYGEWFGYLNREGKVALTIKGGPFKGCFHVPRCLAMCEEMLGALLNRPAPAPAPVPARRGAE is encoded by the exons atgagcGGGGGTCTCCAAGTGCAACAG GACATGGAGGAGGAGCGGGAGACTCTGCAGGCCTGGAAGCAGCGTGTGGGGCAGGAGCTGGACCGCGTGCTGGCTTTCTGGACGGAGCACTCCCATGACCAGGAGCACGG GGGCTTCTTCACGTGCCTTGGCCGCGATGGGCGGGTGTATGACGACCTCAAATATGTctggctgcaggggaggcag GTATGGATGTATTGTCGCCTGTACCGCAAATTCGAGCGCTTCCACCACTCTGAGCTCCTGGACGCAGCAAAAGCAG GTGGCGAATTCTTGCTGCGCTATGCCCGGGTGGCACCTCCTGGcaagaagtgtgcctttgtgctAACTCGGGATGGCCGCCCAGTCAAGGTGCAGCGGACCATCTTCAGCGAGTGCTTCTACACCATGGCCATGAATGAGCTGTGGAGGGTGACAGGGGAAGTGCGTTACCAG ACTGAAGCGGTGGAGATGATGGATCAGATTGTCCACTGGGTGCGTGACGACCCGTCGGGGCTGGGCCGGCCCCAGCTGGCAGGGGCCCCGGCCGCGGAGCCCATGGCGGTGCCCATGATGCTGCTCAACCTGGTGGAGCAGCTCGGGGAGGCGGACGCGGAGCTGGCGGGCAGATACGCCGAGCTGGGGGACTGGTGCGCCCTGCGGATCCTGCAGCACGTGCAG AGGGATGGCCAAGCTGTGCTGGAGAATGTGTCAGAGGATGGCAAGGAACTTTCTGGTTGCCTCGGGAGACACCAGAACCCag GTCACGCTCTAGAAGCTGGCTGGTTCCTGCTCCGTCACTCCATCCGGAAAGGTGACCCCGAACTTCGAGCCCACATTATTGACAAGTTCCTGTTGTTGCCCTTCCGCTCTGGATGGGACCCTGAGCATGGAGGCCTCTTCTACTTCCAGGATGCCGATGACCTCTGCCCCACCCAG CTGGAGTGGGCCATGAAGCTCTGGTGGCCGCACAGCGAAGCCATGATCGCCTTCCTCATGGGCTACAGTGACAGTGGGGACCCTGTGTTGCTACATCTGTTCTACCAGGTGGCTGAGTACACCTTCCGCCAG TTTCGGGATCCCGAGTACGGGGAATGGTTTGGCTACCTGAATCGAGAGGGAAAGGTTGCCCTCACCATCAAGGGGGGTCCTTTCAAAG GCTGCTTCCACGTGCCACGGTGCCTAGCCATGTGTGAGGAGATGCTGGGCGCCCTGCTGAACCGCCCCGCCCCGGCGCCCGCCCCCGTCCCCGCCCGCCGAGGCGCAGAATAA